In the genome of Henningerozyma blattae CBS 6284 chromosome 5, complete genome, one region contains:
- the CDC3 gene encoding septin CDC3 (similar to Saccharomyces cerevisiae CDC3 (YLR314C); ancestral locus Anc_4.38) encodes MDNLSNSSGSTGNSANDRRHSSDHNSTTHTSPMDIDGAPAPIAAPARVVPPHQEVKIIHRDINTYVGFANLPKQWHRKSIRRGFNFNLLCVGQSGLGKSTLINTLFNKDIYDLHQSEIGEDDFVSNEEEEEDNDRVKIDTISTTIEENGVELNLTVIEAPGFGDFIDNTNSWEPIIDEINSRFDQYLDSENKIDRSNIIHEDNRIHACLYFIEPTGHNLKALDLKFMEMIHTKCNLIPIISKSDILDDNEIFEFKNVIKQQLLENNIEYFKPPTYAVDDSESIAMTEQLYDLIPYAIVGGEQGTRSRSYPWGIIEVDNPQHCDFVFLRDVLIKNFMEELREKTNTVLYENYRSNKLKSLGIKQDNSVFREYDPELKELEDKKLHEAKLAKLETEMKTVFQQKVSEKEKKLQKSESELFQRHKEMKDKLTKQLKALEEKKHQLEMSLANQVSNSPVQSKKKGFLR; translated from the coding sequence ATggataatttatcaaattcatcGGGCTCTACCGGAAATTCAGCTAACGATCGTCGCCATTCTTCTGATCATAACTCAACCACACATACTTCTCCAATGGACATAGATGGTGCTCCCGCACCAATTGCAGCACCAGCTCGTGTTGTACCACCACATCAAGAGGTTAAAATCATCCACAGAGATATTAATACATATGTCGGGTTTGCCAATTTACCAAAGCAATGGCACAGAAAATCTATTAGAAGAGGTTTTAACTTCAACTTATTATGCGTAGGCCAGTCAGGGTTAGGTAAATCTACATTAATTAATACATTATTTAACAAGGATATCTATGATTTACACCAATCAGAAATTGGTGAAGATGATTTTGTAtctaatgaagaagaagaagaagacaATGACAGAGTTAAAATCGATACCATATCTACTACAATCGAAGAAAATGGGGTTGAATTAAACTTAACCGTCATTGAAGCTCCAGGATTTGGTGATTTCATTGATAATACTAATTCATGGGAACCCattattgatgaaattaattcCAGATTTGATCAATATTTAGAttctgaaaataaaatcgaTAGATCGAATATTATCCACGAAGATAATAGAATACATGCCTGTTTATACTTTATTGAACCTACAGGTCATAATTTAAAGGCTTtagatttgaaatttatggAAATGATTCACACAAAATGTAATTTAATACcaattatttctaaatctGATATTCTAGATGacaatgaaatttttgaatttaagAATGTAATTAAACAACAactattagaaaataacaTAGAATACTTTAAACCACCAACTTATGCTGTCGATGATTCCGAAAGTATTGCAATGACAGAACAATTATATGATTTAATTCCTTATGCTATTGTCGGTGGAGAGCAAGGTACAAGATCCCGTTCATATCCATGGGGTATAATTGAAGTTGATAATCCACAACACTGtgattttgtatttttgcGTGAtgtattaattaaaaatttcatggAAGAGTTACGTGAAAAGACAAACACAGTTTtatatgaaaattatagatctaataaattaaagagTCTAGGTATTAAACAAGATAATTCTGTCTTTAGAGAATATGACCCAGAATTAAAGGAACtagaagataaaaaattacacGAAGCCAAGCTAGCTAAATTAGAGACCGAAATGAAGACTGTTTTCCAACAAAAAGTAtcagaaaaagaaaagaaattacaaaaatctGAATCTGAATTATTCCAAAGACACAAAGAGAtgaaagataaattaactAAACAATTAAAGGCTCTCGAGGAAAAGAAGCATCAATTAGAAATGTCTTTGGCAAATCAAGTATCTAATTCTCCAGTACAATCTAAGAAGAAAGGCTTTTTACGCTGA
- the TBLA0E01540 gene encoding uncharacterized protein (similar to Saccharomyces cerevisiae ENO1 (YGR254W) and ENO2 (YHR174W); ancestral locus Anc_5.62) translates to MAISKIVANYVYDSRGNPTVEVDLTTEKGTFRSIVPSGASTGIHESLELRDDDKSKWLGKGVLTAVDNVNKVVAPALIKANLDVKDQKAVDDFLLKLDGTPNKSKLGANAILAVSMSVARAAAAEKNIPLYTHIAELAGQKTSTFVLPVPCFNVLNGGVHAGGALALQEFMIVPTGAKSFEEALRIGSETYHQLKSLAKKTFGSSAGNVGDEGGIAPDIENPEQALDLIVKAIDAAGYTGKIKIALDPASSEFFKDDKYDLGFKTTTKDPAQVLTGKQLGDLYHSLCQKYPIISIEDPFAEDDWESWTNYFPRAGVQIVADDLTVTNPARIATAIEKKTADCLLLKINQIGTITESLKAAAEAYAAGWGVKVSHRSGETEDVFIADLVVGLRCGQIKSGATARSERLSKYNQLLRIERELGSKAIYAGEKFHNGNKL, encoded by the coding sequence ATGGCCATTTCTAAAATCGTCGCTAACTACGTCTATGATTCAAGAGGTAACCCAACCGTTGAAGTAGACTTGACAACTGAAAAAGGTACTTTCCGTTCAATTGTCCCATCTGGTGCTTCTACTGGTATCCATGAAAGTTTAGAATTAcgtgatgatgataaatcTAAATGGTTAGGTAAGGGTGTTTTGACTGCAGTTGACAATGTCAACAAAGTTGTTGCTCCTGCTTTAATTAAGGCTAATTTGGATGTTAAAGATCAAAAGGCTGTTGATGATTTCTTGTTGAAATTAGACGGTACTCCAAACAAATCTAAGTTGGGTGCTAACGCCATCTTGGCCGTCTCCATGTCTGTTGCAAGAGCAGCTGCCgctgaaaaaaatattccacTATATACTCATATTGCTGAATTAGCTGGCCAAAAGACCTCTACTTTTGTATTACCAGTTCCATGTTTCAACGTCTTAAACGGTGGTGTACATGCTGGTGGTGCTCTAGCTTTACAAGAGTTCATGATCGTTCCAACTGGTGCTAAATCTTTCGAGGAGGCCTTAAGAATCGGTTCAGAAACTTACCATCAATTGAAGAGTTTGGCTAAAAAGACTTTTGGTTCTTCTGCCGGTAATGTTGGTGATGAAGGTGGTATTGCTCCAGATATTGAAAACCCAGAACAAGCCTTGGATTTAATTGTTAAAGCTATTGATGCTGCTGGATACACTGGTAAGATAAAGATTGCTTTAGACCCTGCTTCTTCTGAATTCTTCAAAGATGATAAGTACGATTTAGGTTTCAAGACAACTACTAAGGATCCAGCACAAGTATTAACAGGTAAACAATTAGGTGATCTGTACCACTCATTATGTCAAAAATACCcaattatttctattgaAGATCCATTTGCTGAAGATGACTGGGAGTCCTGGACTAATTACTTCCCAAGAGCTGGTGTTCAAATTGTTGCTGATGATTTAACCGTTACAAATCCAGCCAGAATTGCAACTGCTATTGAAAAGAAGACTGCTGACTGTTTGCTATTAAAGATTAATCAAATCGGTACTATTACTGAGTCCTTGAAGGCTGCCGCTGAAGCCTACGCTGCTGGATGGGGTGTTAAGGTTTCTCACAGATCTGGTGAAACTGAAGATGTCTTCATTGCCGATTTAGTCGTTGGTTTAAGATGTGGTCAAATCAAATCAGGTGCTACTGCCAGATCCGAAAGATTGTCCAAATACAATCAATTGTTAAGGATTGAAAGAGAATTGGGTAGCAAAGCCATTTATGCCGGTGAAAAGTTCcataatggtaataaattATGA